The Acomys russatus chromosome 3, mAcoRus1.1, whole genome shotgun sequence genome has a window encoding:
- the Ccser2 gene encoding serine-rich coiled-coil domain-containing protein 2 isoform X4, with product MEEKTQIKTFLGSKLPKYGTKSVRSALQPMPSGATVTLLGTSKSSNVKNYIKNNGSDCSLSHSFNWRKTNKYQLGSQNTAELNNTQSTHDRLVDPGQHAPAPGTLDRDGIEGGLKSASFFTSKLARPSTMFVSSAEEVNQKSFSGPSNLGKFKGTLLGRTSYSSVTAKSHLNTFYGNRPAGSMQKPRVSSCASRSSSGESLAQSPDNTKAITCEKMVRSQSFSHSIQNSFLPPSSITRSHSFNRAVDLTKPYQNQQLPARVPLRSGMLARSSRQSEVLNGNEHLGFGFNRPYASGGKKLALSNGPGVSSSLGYRMVHPSLLKSSRPPFSGTMTVDSNKNPPADMCVEEEGIISATDSSTGKDQELIENESYRTDNDQTMKQDSKIRYLSDDVDDISLSSLSSSDKNDLSEDFSDDFIDLEDSNRTRITPEEITLKEEKHDNGPSKDIFDSPKENEQIFSKPDEWIDISVSDRSECTKHTSGNNLISPDTDYRAGSSFELSPSDSSDGTYMWDEEGLEPIGSVHPVGSYESSEMNSIDILNNLESCDLEDDDLMLDVDLPEDTPLENDRV from the exons AtggaagaaaaaacacaaatcaaGACATTTTTGGGTTCCAAGCTGCCAAAGTATGGAACGAAGTCTGTGAGAAGTGCACTGCAACCAATGCCAAGTGGGGCCACTGTGACTTTATTAGGGACTTCCAAGAGTAGCAACGTCAAGAATTACATCAAAAATAATGGCTCTGATTGTTCGTTGTCCCATTCATTTAattggagaaaaacaaataaataccaaCTTGGTTCACAAAATACAGCAGAACTTAATAATACTCAGAGCACACACGACAGACTAGTTGACCCTGGACAGCATGCTCCTGCTCCAGGAACGCTTGATAGGGATGGGATAGAGGGAGGTTTGAAAAGTGCTTCCTTCTTCACATCCAAGTTAGCAAGACCATCAACCATGTTTGTGTCATCTGCAGAGGAGGTAAATCAGAAATCTTTTTCTGGACCTTCTAATTTGGGTAAATTCAAAGGCACATTACTAGGAAGGACTTCATATTCTTCGGTCACTGCAAAGTCGCATTTGAATACGTTTTACGGGAACCGGCCTGCTGGTAGCATGCAGAAGCCAAGAGTGAGCTCCTGCGCCAGCAGAAGCAGTTCCGGAGAAAGCTTAGCACAGTCCCCAGACAATACTAAAGCTATCACTTGTGAAAAAATGGTAAGGTCACAAAGTTTTTCACATTCCATTCAgaattccttccttccaccttcatCTATAACCCGATCACATTCCTTCAACAGAGCTGTTGACCTTACAAAGCCTTATCAGAACCAACAGCTACCCGCTCGAGTGCCTCTCCGGTCAGGTATGCTGGCGAGAAGTTCCCGGCAGTCGGAAGTACTCAATGGGAACGAACACTTGGGGTTTGGTTTTAATAGGCCTTATGCTTCCGGTGGAAAGAAACTGGCTTTATCAAATGGCCCAGGTGTGTCTTCCTCATTGGGCTATAGGATGGTTCATCCCTCTCTACTGAAATCTAGCCGACCTCCATTTTCTGGGACTATGACAGTTGATAGTAATAAAAACCCACCTGCTGACATGTGTGTAGAGGAGGAAGGTATCATTTCAGCCACGGACAGCTCTACTGGTAAGGACCAAGAACTAATTGAAAATGAAAGTTACCGAACAGACAATGATCAGACTATGAAGCAGGATTCTAAAATTAGGTACCTGAGTGATGATGTGGATGATATTTCTTTGTCCTCTTTGTCATCGTCTGATAAGAATGATCTAAGTGAAGATTTCAGTGATGACTTTATAGACTTAGAGGACTCCAACAGAACCAGAATAACTCCAGAGGAAATTACTCTCAAAGAAGAGAAGCATGACAATGGACCATCAAAGGATATATTTGATTCTCCTAAGGAAAACGAACAGATCTTCAGTAAACCCGATGAATGGATAGATATAAGTGTCTCTG ACAGGAGTGAATGTACAAAGCATACCTCCGGAAATAACTTGATTTCACCAGATACGGATTACAGAGCTGGGTCTTCATTTGAACTCTCTCCGTCTGACAGCTCTGATGGAACATACATGTGGGATGAAGAGGGCCTGGAACCCATTGGCAGCGTCCATCCTGTTGGCAGCTATGAGTCCTCCGAAATGAACAGCATA GACATTCTGAATAATCTTGAATCATGTGACCTTGAGGATGATGACCTTATGCTGGATGTGGATTTGCCGGAGGACACACCTCTTGAAAATG ATAGGGTctaa